In the genome of Candidatus Ornithobacterium hominis, the window CCTGATATGGAAAACATAAATCTTTTGACTGTAGCCGAGGGAAATGCAAAATTTCCTGCCAATAGTATGGTAGAAGAAACCTTTGGTGGCGTGAAGACGACGCCCGATTACCAGCCCGCTGTGGAGCTATTGAGATTTATGACTCCATTTGGCGTCGGGCACTACAGTGATGAAGTGAAGTTTCCTAGTATTAAGTACTCTCGGCCAGTTTATGTACCAAAATGGGAAAATGAAGTGCATTGGACTCAAGATATTTCTCAACTTTCTTCTTTAGTTCAAGGAGATTTCTACATCGGTGTGTGGATTGACACATGGACGAGCGAAGGCTATTTAGTCGATGTAGATTTGATTTACAGCGGACGGCCGCGGCCTACACCCAAAGTTTTACCTTTGCAAAACACAGTCTACTATGCCAATGGGCAAAGAATTCCAGACTTTTTCTCTAGAACCAGCTTAGCGGGAAATTTCAATTTAACTAAAACAGCTAAAAATGTTACCTTACACTACATCACAACTGGGCACGGTGGGCATGCTGGAGGTGATGAGTTCATCAAAATTAATAATACGATGAAGATTGACGGGCAAAAAGCTATTGACTTTATTCCTTGGCGAGATGACTGTTCGTCTTTCAGAAGATTCAATCCTTCCTCTGGCGTTTGGGTAAAGAAAGACACTGCTAGCTATTATAATGATGATTATCAACGTGTAAAGGGTGAAGTTACAGAACGTTTAGCCTCTTCAGACTTATCTCGTTCAAACTGGTGCCCAGGGAGTTCTGTTGAACCACTGAGAGTTAATTTAGGTTCTCTAGAAGCTGGGCGGCACAATTACGAAGTGATTATCCCAGCAACGGCTAATCAGGGTGATGAGAATAATCATTGGCTGGTAAGCAGCTATCTTACATTTGAATGAAATTTTTTAAGGCTTTAGAAATTTTAAATCTAAATTCGTGAAAAGCTTGTTTTTTTTAGATTAATTAGAGAAAAATAAATTTAAAATAAATCTTAACGATTAAAAATTTTTAAATGGTTAAATTTTTGCAAGGCTTTAAAAAAATAATTGAGTTTTGGTTTTAATTTTAAAGTTTATCTTTATTCCTATTTTTTCTGGATTGATTGGGTGGATTACCAACAAAATTGCCGTTTGGCTTCTGTTTAACCCCAAAGAGCCTAGAAATATTTTAGGCGTTAAATTTCAAGGCGTTTTCCCCAAAAGGCAGCATTTGATTGCTCAACGCATTGGAGATTTGGTGGCAGATGATTTATTGTCTGTCGATTCCCTGAAATCACAGGTTTTTACTGATGAAAATATGAATCATCTCAATTACTTTATTTTATCAAAAGTAGATTATTATTTTGAATATGAGTTCCCAAAAGATCATTCATTTTTTAATTTATTCATCGGGAATTCAACCAAAGAAAAAATCAAAGAACGGCTGCAAGATAAAATTTATGAGAGTTTAGACAATGCTAGCGAAAACTTTCATGACTATTTAGAGAATAAGGTAAATATTCGAAAAATCGTTTCACGTAAAATCAATGCTTTAGATTCCATTGAGGTAAATAATCTGATGAATAATATTTTGAGAAATGAATTGGGATTTATTGAATTGACGGGCGCTATTTTAGGATTCATCATTGGTTTGATTCAAGTCAGTTTATTAGAAATTATTAATTTGCTCTAAGAAATGACTTCATCAAACTTTGGCACAGATTTTTCTATACAAAGGAATAAATAATTTAAAATTTAATATATTATGAAAAAGTCTAGAGGATTATTAGCATTATTAGGATTAGGAGCTTTTGCTTTTTGGAAATATAAAAACATGTCTCCTGATGAAAAAGATAAAGTGAAAGGGAAAATTAATGAGGCTAAAAGAAAATTTAGTGATGCTACTTCTGATTTAAAGGATTCTTTGGATAATAAAATCAGTCAAGCTAAAGCGGAATTAAACGATTTAAAAGATCAAGCAAGAAAAGAAGCTGAAAATGTGGCTGAAAATGTAGCTGAAGAAGCTAAAAATATCTAAAGCTAAAATTATAAAAATTAACTATAGCCTAAAAAAGCCGGGGAATTCCCGGCTTTTTATTGATAGGTGAAGAGATTTATTAATTTTATTTATACATTACTGACTTCACTGCTTTCACCACCTCTTCCGCTTTAGGGAACCATGCTTCATACAAAACAGAAGAATAAGGCGATGGAGCGTCTGGAGTTGTAATTCTCTTGATTGGTGCATCTAAATAATCAAAAGCTTTTTGCTGAACCATGTAAGCAATTTCACTCGCTACAGAACCAAATGGCCATGCCTCTTCCAGTACAACCAATCTATTGGTTTTCTTCACAGAATTAATTATCGTTTCATAATCCAAGGGGCGAATAGTTCTTAAATCAATCAATTCAATATTGATGTCATCTTTAGCCAATTCTTCTGCTGCTTTTTGTGCTTCTTTGATGACTTTACCAAAAGAAACTACCGTACAAGAATCTCCTTTGATTTTGATGTCAGCTTTACCAATTTCAATGGTATATTCCTCATCTGGAATCTCCATTTTATCACCATACATTTGTTCTGATTCCATGAAGATAACTGGGTCGTCATCTCGAATGGCTGATTTCAACAAACCTTTGGCATCATACGGGTTAGACGGGACTATAACCTTTAGCCCTGGGCAGTTGGCATACCAACTCTCAAAGGCCTGTGAGTGTGTCGCTGCCAATTGACCAGCCGAAGCTGTTGGCCCACGGAAAACAATCGGGATATTCCATTGCCCACCACTCATTTGTCTCATTTTTGCCGCATTATTGATAATTTGGTCTATTGCTACAAGTGAGAAGTTAAACGTCATAAACTCAATGATTGGCCTGTTTCCGTTCATAGCTGAACCTACACCAATACCAGAAAATCCACCTTCAGCAATAGGTGTATCTATGACTCTTTTTGGGCCAAATTCATCCAGCATTCCTTTTGAAGCTTTATAAGCTCCATTATATTCTGCAACTTCTTCACCCATTAAATAGATGGAATCATCTCGTCGCATTTCTTCACTCATTGCTTCTGCTATAACTTCTCTAAATGTTTTTTCGCTCATCTTTTCAACTTAAAATCTAAACAAATTTATTAAATATTATTGAATTTTTCTAAGCTTTATTTTTTTAAGCCTTTAAAAATTATTTTTCTTCTATTTTCAAGTTCAATTCTTCTAGCTGCTCTTCTGCAATCTTTGCTGGCGCATCAATCATCACATCTCTACCTGCATTATTTTTCGGAAACGCAATGTAATCCCGTATGGTCTCTGCTCCGTCCAAAATCGCTACTAGTCGGTCAAATCCAAAAGCAATCCCGCCGTGCGGAGGCGCACCAAATTCAAAGGCGTTCATCAAAAAGCCAAACTGTGCTTTTGCTTCTTCTTCTGTGAAACCTAGAATTTCAAACATTTTAGATTGAATTTCTTTATTATAAATACGGATTGAGCCTCCACCAATTTCATTCCCGTTCAGCACCAAATCATAGGCATTGGCACGGACTTCTTTGGGATTTTCTTCTAGTAAATTCAAATCTTCTGGTTTAGGCGCCGTGAAGGGATGATGCATGGCATAGTAGCGTTGTGTTTCTTCATCCCACTCAAGCAAAGGGAAATCAACCACCCACAGTGGGGCAAATTCTTCTGGATTTCTCAGGTTGAGACGTTTTGCCATTTCCATACGCAGTTCACTCAGTTGCTTTCGTGTTTTGTTAGCAGGCCCAGCCATCACCAATAGTAAATCTCCTGGCTGAGCTCCCATCGCATCTGCCCAAGCCTTTAAATCCTCAGGCGAATAAAATTTATCTACTGATGATTTCATGCTCCCGTCGATATTGTATTTTACCCACACCAAGCCCAGTGCGCCGACTTGCGGTTTCTTCACCCAATCAATCAATTGGTCTATTTCTTTTCTCGTATATCCTGCACAGCTAGGTGCCGCGATACCCACGATTAATTCTTGCGAATCAAAAACTTGAAAGCCTTTACCTTGTGCCAACGCATTCAGCTCGGTAAATTCCATGCCAAAGCGAATATCAGGTTTATCATTCCCGTATTTTTTCATCGCTTCAGCGTAAGTTATTCTCGGGAAATCACCTATCTCTACTCCTTTTATATCTTGAAGTAATTTTTTTAGTAAATCTTCAAAAATATTTAGAATATCTTCTTGCTCCACAAAAGCCATTTCACAATCGATTTGCGTGAATTCTGGCTGTCTATCAGCTCTTAAATCTTCATCTCTGAAGCATTTCACAATCTGAAAATAGCGTTCTAAACCACCTACCATGAGCAATTGCTTAAAAGTTTGTGGCGACTGAGGCAAGGCATAGAATTGCCCTGGGTTCATACGCGATGGCACGACAAAGTCACGAGCTCCTTCAGGTGTAGACTTGATAAGGACTGGTGTTTCTACTTCTACAAAATCCTGCTGGCTCAGAATTTCTCTAACTTTTTGCGCGACTTGGCTTCTGAAAATCAATTTATTTTTCACTGGATTTCGGCGAATGTCTAAGTAGCGATACTTCATTCGTAGCTCCTCTCCTCCATCTGTTTCATCTTCTATGGTAAAAGGGGGTAATTTTGAAGGATTTAAAATCGCTATATTCTCAACCAAAATCTCAATTTCACCTGTTGGGATATTGGGATTTTTTGCCTCTCTTTCTATTACAATCCCCGTTACGCTTATCACAAATTCTCTACCCAATCGGCGAACTTTCTCTAGCAATTCGGGGGCAGATTTTTCTTCTTCTAAAACCAATTGCGTAATGCCGTAGCGATCTCGCAAGTCAATCCAAATTATAAATCCTTTATCTCGTATGGTTTGTACCCAGCCACTTAGTTTCACTTTTTTGCCTGCGTCACTTAGCCGAAGCTCTCCGTTATTGTGTGTTCTATACATTATTTACCTTTGAATGAATGGCAAAAATACTATTTTCATTTTTGAAAGCTAAATTTTTGGTAAAGGGATTTTTTTAAGGCTTAAAAAATTTTTTATTGAAATTCTGGTTTTAGCCAATCATGAAATTTCTGATGAAATTTTTTGATTTTAGGAGCAATTACAGCACCACAATACGGGTTTTCAGGATTGTTAACAAAATAGTCGGAATGATAGTCTTCTGCTGGGTAAAAATTATCATTCAAAGGGACTATTTCTGTCACATATTTAGCAGAGTAGTCACCTCTTTCTTCACTTTGAGCCATCGATTTTTCTGCAATTTCCTTTTGTTCATCGTTATGATAAAATATTGCTGAGCGGTATTGCGTGCCAACATCATTCCCTTGGCGATTGAGCGTCGTCGGGTCATGCAAAACCCAAAAAACATCTAGCAATTGCGCATATGAAATCTCCGACGGATTATAGCGAATCTGTACTACTTCTGCATGTCCTGTTTCACCAGTGCATACTTGCTTGTATGTTGGGTTTTTCACGCTCCCCCCAGCATAGCCTGATTGTACTTCCACGACTCCTTTTAGCTCATCAAAAGCAGCTTCAATACACCAAAAGCAACCTCCTGCTAATGTGGCTATTTCATGATTTTTTTTTGAATTATCCATGTTTATTTTTGTTTTTTTCGTTTGAGATTGGCAAGAATATAAAGTCAAAAATCCCAAAATTACCAAAAGAATTAATTTTCTCATTTCAGTTTATTTATAAATATTGTACCAAGAAAACTTTTTGTTTGTTAATTCTTCGTTAATTTTTTTAAGGCTTAAAAAAAAGCGACTTTTTTAAGTCGCTTTTTTCTCATTATTTTTAATTTCACCTCTTTACAAATAGCTTAAAGCTTCATCATAATTTGGCTCATCGGTAATTTCTTTTACTTGCTCATTATAAACGATTTTGCCGTTTTCATCCGTTACAATTACGGCTCTACTCAGCAGACCTTGCATTGGCCCATCTACAATTTCACAACCGTAAACATCACCAAAATCGCTATTGAAATCACTCAGCATCAAAACATTGTCTAAGCCTTCCGCCGCACAAAATCTCTTTTGTGCAAATGGTAAATCTTTTGAAATGCAAAGCACCAACGTATTTTCTTTATTTCCTGCCGATTCGTTAAATTTTCTTACTGATTGAGCACAAACTCCAGTATCAACCGACGGGAAAATATTGAAAACTAACTTCTTCCCGTTGAAATCTGAAATTTTTTTTCTTTCTAAATCGGTGTTAATCAATTCCACGTCCTTTACTTGAGAGTCTTTTTCTGGTAAACTCCCACTCGTATTGATTTTATTTCCTTTCAATGTAATCTCTGCCATAAATTTTAATTTTATTATTTAATTTATACTTGTAGCAAAAACCATTCTTTTTTTACATTATTTAGAATATTTTTTAAATTCTTGATCTTCAAAAAGCACATTCAAAGCATCAAAATCCTCATATTCCTGAATTTCTTTTTTCAGCAATTTCATCATTTCTTTTTTCACTTCTTGGTATTTTGGTGCATCAAAAATATTGTCCATTTCTTGCGGATCTTTTTCTAAATCAAAAAGTTCCCAGTTTTCAACTCTTTTGTAATAGCGAATCAGTTTATATCTTTTATTATTCACTCCAAAATGCGGCGAAACGGCATGTTCTCCATTTTCATAATAATGATAATATAATTCATTTTGAGTTTCAGCATTTGGATTTTTCAGAATCGGTAGCATTGACACTCCCTGAATATCTCGAGGAATTTTCACGTCTGCCAATTCTAGTAATGTTGGGGCAATGTCAATATTCATCACAAAAGAATTTGAAGATGATTTTGCGGGCACTATTTTGGGGTATTTGATGAGTAACGGCGTACGGTAAGACTCTTCATACATCCATCGCTTATCAAACCAACCATGTTCTCCTAAGTAAAAACCTTGGTCTGAAGTATAAATCACGATTGTGTTTTCATCTAAGCCATTTTTTTCTAAATAATCTAAAGTTCTACCAATATTTCTATCTAATGAAACCGCTGTTGATAAATAATCATTCATATATCTTTTATACTTCCATTCAGCTAATTTTTCTCCTTTAAGCTTACTTTTTTCTAATTTTTTCTGAATCGGCTTATAGTAATTTTCAAAAGCTTTCCGCTGCTCTTCGTTCATCCGCTTAAAATTATTATCTACCCGAAAGTCGTCGCCCAGCATCTTCAAATCATAGCCCATTCGCATATCTTTTGCTATAGACATTTCTTGCAGAGCTGCTGCTTTTCGGCTTCTGTAATCGTCATAAAAAGTTTCAGGAATACTGAATTTCACTTTGTCAAAAGCTCCAATGTCCTGCAAATCAGGCATCCACGTTCGGTGTGTGTTTTTATGCCCTATGACTAAGCAGAAGGGTTTTTCTGCATCTCTCTCATCTAGCCATTTTTCTGCCGCATCTTCTACTAAATTGGCTACATAGCCTTCTTCTCTTATTTTTCCTTTTCCTTTTTCGATGAAATCTGGGTTGTAATAATAACCTTGCCCGATGAGTATTTTATAAAAATCAAAACCCTTAGGGTCGTAGCCTAAATGGTATTTGCCAATCCAGGCTGTTTGGTATCCGTTTTCTTGCAATAAATTTACAAATTGCTGCTGATTACTATTGTATGATGAATTTTCATTGTCTTTGTAGCCATTTTTATGGCTCATTTTCCCCGTTAACAGACTAGCACGGCTCGGGCCACAGATGGAATTATTTACGTAAGATTTATGAAAAATCATTCCTCCCTCTGCCAAGCGGTCGATATTGGGCGTATCGATATAACGATGATTTTTATTGTAAGCGCTAATGGCTTGGTATGCATGGTCATCTGAAATAATGATGACGATATTTGGCTTTTTATTTTGTGAATATGCTACCGAAAAAACATAGAGAAAGAAAATAATTACGTACCTTTTCATCGAACAAATTTTTTGTGAAAGTTATTAAATTTGTGAATATAAGAAAAAATTAATTCTAAACGAAAAACATGCACTACAAAAATCCCTTAAGTTTTATTCTCGTAAAACCCAGCGGCCCAGATTGTAATTTAGGTTGCACCTATTGTTTTTACTTAGAAAAAGAAGCTATGTTCCCTGGGGCTAAAAAACATCGTATGAGTGATGAAGTTTTGGAGGAATTAATCAAACAAGGTTTATCCCAGGCTGACGATTACGTGCAATTTACATGGCAAGGCGGCGAACCAACTTTGATGGGGCTGGATTTTTATAAAAAAGTTGTCAAATTACAACAAAAATATGCTAAAAATCAGATGATAGCCAATGCTTTGCAAACCAACGGTGTCCTGATTAACGATGAATGGGCACAATTTCTCGGCAGATGGAATTTTTTAGTTGGTTTAAGTTTGGATGGGCCTCAGCATATTCATGATAAATATCGGTTTACGCAAGGAGGAAAACCTTCTTGGGAAAAGGTGATGGCGGCTCAAAAAAAATTAAGCCATTGGGATGTTGAAATGAATGCGATGTGTTGCGTTACCAATTATTCCGCAGACTTTCCAGATGAGTTATACCATTTCTACAAAAGATTGGGAATGAAATGGATGCAGTTTATCCCGATTGTAGAAACAGATAAAAAAGACCCTAGCAAAGCTGCAGATTTTTCTCTCACTCCCGAAAAATATGGGAAATTTCTCAAAAGAATTTTTGATTTATGGTGGAATGATTTTGAAAATGGAGAACCCACAACGATGGTACGTAATATTGACTCAGTCTTTTATACCTATGTAGACATGCCTTCACCAGAATGTACACTTTTAGAGCAATGTGGTGTCTACCCTACAGTGGAACATAATGGTGATGTTTTTAGTTGTGATTTCTTCGTAGAAGATCATTGGCGCTTGGGTAACATCATGCAAGGTGACCAGTTGATTGAAATGATAAACAGCAGTACCCAAATGAAATTTGGGAAAATGAAAAATATTTTGCCTGAAAAATGCCACACTTGTGAATGGTATAAAAACTGCTATGGCGGCTGCACCAAAGACCGTATAAAAGATATGAGGGATGAAGGGAATCCTCGATTTTGCCAATCTACTATTGATTTCTTAGAACACAGCCATAGCCGATTACAATTTTTAGCACAACGCTGGAAGCAACGTCAACTCCAAAGTCAACAAGATACGGCTGATATTTATAATGCTGATTTTGATTTTTAGAAAAAATAATGAAATTTATGATGGGGATTTATAACAAATATTTTTTTAAAGGCTTAAAAAATTTTCATTGATTGTTTGCCATAAAAAAATCTGCTCGCAATTTACAAACAGATTTATCATTTCTTAAAAGACAAAGATTTTAGACTTACTTTATCAACTTCCTTTTTTAGCCCAATAAATCATTAAAATCT includes:
- a CDS encoding PNGase F N-terminal domain-containing protein, whose protein sequence is MMMKRFLLLTSLAVIGSCLSQKTFPQPQTLKVFENTSVNFAKEGRVEKASRLQDGRLIIKKVNAPVFAYGTDVKIKVTVKSNGDRWDKSGSVFVIPDMENINLLTVAEGNAKFPANSMVEETFGGVKTTPDYQPAVELLRFMTPFGVGHYSDEVKFPSIKYSRPVYVPKWENEVHWTQDISQLSSLVQGDFYIGVWIDTWTSEGYLVDVDLIYSGRPRPTPKVLPLQNTVYYANGQRIPDFFSRTSLAGNFNLTKTAKNVTLHYITTGHGGHAGGDEFIKINNTMKIDGQKAIDFIPWRDDCSSFRRFNPSSGVWVKKDTASYYNDDYQRVKGEVTERLASSDLSRSNWCPGSSVEPLRVNLGSLEAGRHNYEVIIPATANQGDENNHWLVSSYLTFE
- a CDS encoding DUF445 domain-containing protein; the encoded protein is MVLILKFIFIPIFSGLIGWITNKIAVWLLFNPKEPRNILGVKFQGVFPKRQHLIAQRIGDLVADDLLSVDSLKSQVFTDENMNHLNYFILSKVDYYFEYEFPKDHSFFNLFIGNSTKEKIKERLQDKIYESLDNASENFHDYLENKVNIRKIVSRKINALDSIEVNNLMNNILRNELGFIELTGAILGFIIGLIQVSLLEIINLL
- a CDS encoding YtxH domain-containing protein, whose protein sequence is MKKSRGLLALLGLGAFAFWKYKNMSPDEKDKVKGKINEAKRKFSDATSDLKDSLDNKISQAKAELNDLKDQARKEAENVAENVAEEAKNI
- a CDS encoding pyruvate dehydrogenase complex E1 component subunit beta, whose product is MSEKTFREVIAEAMSEEMRRDDSIYLMGEEVAEYNGAYKASKGMLDEFGPKRVIDTPIAEGGFSGIGVGSAMNGNRPIIEFMTFNFSLVAIDQIINNAAKMRQMSGGQWNIPIVFRGPTASAGQLAATHSQAFESWYANCPGLKVIVPSNPYDAKGLLKSAIRDDDPVIFMESEQMYGDKMEIPDEEYTIEIGKADIKIKGDSCTVVSFGKVIKEAQKAAEELAKDDINIELIDLRTIRPLDYETIINSVKKTNRLVVLEEAWPFGSVASEIAYMVQQKAFDYLDAPIKRITTPDAPSPYSSVLYEAWFPKAEEVVKAVKSVMYK
- the aspS gene encoding aspartate--tRNA ligase, whose product is MYRTHNNGELRLSDAGKKVKLSGWVQTIRDKGFIIWIDLRDRYGITQLVLEEEKSAPELLEKVRRLGREFVISVTGIVIEREAKNPNIPTGEIEILVENIAILNPSKLPPFTIEDETDGGEELRMKYRYLDIRRNPVKNKLIFRSQVAQKVREILSQQDFVEVETPVLIKSTPEGARDFVVPSRMNPGQFYALPQSPQTFKQLLMVGGLERYFQIVKCFRDEDLRADRQPEFTQIDCEMAFVEQEDILNIFEDLLKKLLQDIKGVEIGDFPRITYAEAMKKYGNDKPDIRFGMEFTELNALAQGKGFQVFDSQELIVGIAAPSCAGYTRKEIDQLIDWVKKPQVGALGLVWVKYNIDGSMKSSVDKFYSPEDLKAWADAMGAQPGDLLLVMAGPANKTRKQLSELRMEMAKRLNLRNPEEFAPLWVVDFPLLEWDEETQRYYAMHHPFTAPKPEDLNLLEENPKEVRANAYDLVLNGNEIGGGSIRIYNKEIQSKMFEILGFTEEEAKAQFGFLMNAFEFGAPPHGGIAFGFDRLVAILDGAETIRDYIAFPKNNAGRDVMIDAPAKIAEEQLEELNLKIEEK
- the msrA gene encoding peptide-methionine (S)-S-oxide reductase MsrA; the encoded protein is MRKLILLVILGFLTLYSCQSQTKKTKINMDNSKKNHEIATLAGGCFWCIEAAFDELKGVVEVQSGYAGGSVKNPTYKQVCTGETGHAEVVQIRYNPSEISYAQLLDVFWVLHDPTTLNRQGNDVGTQYRSAIFYHNDEQKEIAEKSMAQSEERGDYSAKYVTEIVPLNDNFYPAEDYHSDYFVNNPENPYCGAVIAPKIKKFHQKFHDWLKPEFQ
- the tpx gene encoding thiol peroxidase; the encoded protein is MAEITLKGNKINTSGSLPEKDSQVKDVELINTDLERKKISDFNGKKLVFNIFPSVDTGVCAQSVRKFNESAGNKENTLVLCISKDLPFAQKRFCAAEGLDNVLMLSDFNSDFGDVYGCEIVDGPMQGLLSRAVIVTDENGKIVYNEQVKEITDEPNYDEALSYL
- a CDS encoding sulfatase family protein; this translates as MKRYVIIFFLYVFSVAYSQNKKPNIVIIISDDHAYQAISAYNKNHRYIDTPNIDRLAEGGMIFHKSYVNNSICGPSRASLLTGKMSHKNGYKDNENSSYNSNQQQFVNLLQENGYQTAWIGKYHLGYDPKGFDFYKILIGQGYYYNPDFIEKGKGKIREEGYVANLVEDAAEKWLDERDAEKPFCLVIGHKNTHRTWMPDLQDIGAFDKVKFSIPETFYDDYRSRKAAALQEMSIAKDMRMGYDLKMLGDDFRVDNNFKRMNEEQRKAFENYYKPIQKKLEKSKLKGEKLAEWKYKRYMNDYLSTAVSLDRNIGRTLDYLEKNGLDENTIVIYTSDQGFYLGEHGWFDKRWMYEESYRTPLLIKYPKIVPAKSSSNSFVMNIDIAPTLLELADVKIPRDIQGVSMLPILKNPNAETQNELYYHYYENGEHAVSPHFGVNNKRYKLIRYYKRVENWELFDLEKDPQEMDNIFDAPKYQEVKKEMMKLLKKEIQEYEDFDALNVLFEDQEFKKYSK
- a CDS encoding anaerobic sulfatase maturase: MHYKNPLSFILVKPSGPDCNLGCTYCFYLEKEAMFPGAKKHRMSDEVLEELIKQGLSQADDYVQFTWQGGEPTLMGLDFYKKVVKLQQKYAKNQMIANALQTNGVLINDEWAQFLGRWNFLVGLSLDGPQHIHDKYRFTQGGKPSWEKVMAAQKKLSHWDVEMNAMCCVTNYSADFPDELYHFYKRLGMKWMQFIPIVETDKKDPSKAADFSLTPEKYGKFLKRIFDLWWNDFENGEPTTMVRNIDSVFYTYVDMPSPECTLLEQCGVYPTVEHNGDVFSCDFFVEDHWRLGNIMQGDQLIEMINSSTQMKFGKMKNILPEKCHTCEWYKNCYGGCTKDRIKDMRDEGNPRFCQSTIDFLEHSHSRLQFLAQRWKQRQLQSQQDTADIYNADFDF